From the Manis javanica isolate MJ-LG chromosome 11, MJ_LKY, whole genome shotgun sequence genome, one window contains:
- the CNTF gene encoding ciliary neurotrophic factor — protein sequence MAFATHSPLTSHHRDLCSRSIWLARKIGSDLTALMESYMKHQGLSENINLDSVDGVPAASTDRWGELSEAERLQESLQAYRTFHVMLARLLEDQRVHFTPAEGDFHQAIHMLLLQVAAFAYQIEELMVLLEHKIPPSESGGTPVTVGDGDLFEKKLWGLKVLQELSHWTVRSIHDLRVISCPQTGIPAHGSPYIAEDKKM from the exons ATGGCTTTCGCAACGCATTCACCGCTGACCTCTCACCACCGGGACCTCTGTAGCCGCTCTATCTGGCTAGCGAGGAAGATTGGTTCAGACCTGACTGCTCTTATGGAATCTTAT ATGAAGCATCAGGGCCTGAGCGAGAACATAAACCTGGACTCCGTGGATGGGGTGCCAGCAGCCAGCACAGATCGGTGGGGCGAGCTGAGTGAGGCAGAGCGGCTCCAAGAGAGCCTTCAAGCTTACCGCACCTTCCATGTCATGTTGGCCAGGCTTTTAGAAGACCAGCGGGTGCACTTTACTCCAGCTGAAGGCGACTTCCATCAAGCAATACATATGCTTCTACTCCAAGTTGCCGCCTTTGCTTACCAGATAGAGGAATTAATGGTGCTCCTGGAACACAAGATCCCTCCCAGTGAGTCTGGTGGCACGCCTGTTACCGTTGGAGATGGTGATCTCTTTGAGAAGAAGTTGTGGGGTCTGAAGGTGCTGCAAGAGCTTTCACATTGGACAGTGAGGTCCATCCATGACCTTCGAGTCATTTCTTGTCCTCAGACTGGGATCCCAGCACATGGGAGCCCATACATTGCCGAAGACAAGAAGATGTAG